The Carettochelys insculpta isolate YL-2023 chromosome 18, ASM3395843v1, whole genome shotgun sequence genome window below encodes:
- the SLC7A4 gene encoding cationic amino acid transporter 4 — protein MAGWLPRSADITRFCQKLNRVKTLEDDMMETTFNRCLSTVDLTLLGIGGMVGSGLYVLTGTVAKEIAGPAVIISFIIAGLASLLAALCYAEFGARVPKTGSAYMFTYVSMGEIWAFLIGWNVLLEYMIGGAAVARAWSGYLDSIFNHKIKNFTESHIGTWQVPFLAHYPDFLAAGVLLIATAFISFGAKVSSWLNHVFSGLSLGVILFILIMGFTLADPKNWSAQEGGFAPYGLSGIMAGTATCFYAFVGFDVIAASSEEARNPQKAVPRAIAISLGLATGAYILVSVVLTLMVPWHSLDPDSALADAFYRRGYSWAGFIVAAGSICAMNTVLLSNLFSLPRIVYAMAEDGLFFQVFSRVHPRTQVPVIGIVVFGVLMALMALIFDLEALVQFLSIGTLLAYTFVAASVVVLRFQQEKSGAPPQPAESQPGPGPAEAAGPSELKEYESFSDKLQLVGTDKEKAPREPGQLRAAFEPYLEFLRDFYPGEVVTVAVVTLMVSAICLCSILVFGNTHLHLPTWSYSLLLLLFSLGFLLSLLLIGVHEQQQNTRTFQIPLVPLTPALSILLNIYLMLKLSYMTWLRFSVWLIIGLLVYFGYGIWHSKENLREPTSCSANARYVVFPSSSLEETLQAVQPNSQPSGGLPDVGTEEAKR, from the exons ATGGCGGGCTGGCTGCCTCGCTCTGCGGACATAACCCGCTTCTGCCAGAAACTCAACCGAGTGAAAACTCTGGAGGATGACATGATGGAGACAACTTTCAACAGATGCCTCTCCACTGTTGACCTGACGCTGCTTGGCATAGGAGGCATGGTTGGCTCTGGCTTGTACGTCCTTACAGGCACAGTAGCCAAAGAGATAGCTGGCCCTGCAGTCATAATCTCTTTCATCATTGCTGgcttggcctcactgctggcagctctctgttACGCCGAGTTTGGTGCTCGGGTGCCTAAGACGGGCTCTGCGTACATGTTCACCTACGTCTCCATGGGTGAGATCTGGGCCTTCCTGATTGGCTGGAATGTGCTCTTGGAGTACATGATCGGAGGAGCTGCAGTAGCAAGGGCATGGAGTGGCTATCTGGATTCCATATTTaatcataaaataaaaaatttcaCTGAAAGCCACATTGGCACATGGCAGGTGCCATTCCTGGCACATTACCCAGACTTCCTGGCAGCAGGCGTCCTGCTGATCGCCACAGCATTCATCTCCTTTGGGGCCAAAGTGTCCTCCTGGCTTAACCATGTGTTCTCGGGCCTCAGCTTGGGTGTGATCCTCTTTATTCTCATTATGGGGTTCACTCTTGCAGATCCCAAGAACTGGAGCGCCCAGGAAGGTGGCTTTGCGCCATATGGACTGTCCGGCATCATGGCAGGCACAGCCACCTGCTTCTATGCCTTTGTCGGCTTCGATGTCATAGCAGCCTCCAGTGAAGAAGCCAGAAACCCCCAGAAGGCGGTTCCCAGAGCAATAGCCATCTCTTTGGGCCTGGCCACAGGGGCCTATATCCTAGTGTCTGTGGTGCTGACGCTGATGGTGCCCTGGCACAGTCTGGATCCTGACTCCGCCCTGGCAGAtgcattttacagaaggggataCTCATGGGCAGGGTTTATAGTAGCTGCTGGTTCCATCTGTG cgaTGAACACGGTTCTGCTGAGcaacctcttctccctccccagaaTTGTTTACGCCATGGCGGAGGACGGGCTCTTCTTCCAGGTGTTCTCCAGAGTGCACCCCCGTACGCAGGTGCCTGTGATTGGCATTGTGGTGTTCGGGGTGCTCATGGCGCTCATGGCTCTCATCTTTGACCTGGAGGCTCTGGTGCAGTTCCTGTCCATTGGCACTTTGCTGGCTTATACCTTTGTGGCAGCCAGTGTGGTGGTGCTGCGCTTTCAGCAGGAGAAGTCAGGAGCTCCCCCTCAGCCTGCAGAGAGCCAGCCCGGTCCTGGGcctgctgaggcagctggccccagcgaGCTAAAGGAATATGAATCCTTCTCAGacaagctgcagctggtgggcacaGACAAAGAGAAAGCACCCCGGGAGCCGGGGCAGTTGAGAGCAGCTTTCGAGCCCTACCTGGAGTTCCTCAGAGACTTCTACCCTGGAGAGGTGGTTACTGTTGCCGTGGTGACCTTGATGGTGTCTGCCATATGCCTGTGTTCCATCTTGGTCTTTGGCAACACCCATCTCCACCTGCCCACCTGGAGCtactcgctgctgctgctgctcttcagccTGGGATTTCTGCTCAGCTTGCTTCTCATCGGGGTCCATGAGCAACAGCAGAACACCCGGACTTTCCAG ATACCACTTGTACCCCTCACACCTGCACTGAGTATTCTCCTGAACATCTATCTCATGCTGAAGCTGAGCTACATGACGTGGCTTCGATTCTCCGTCTGGCTGATCATAG GCCTCCTGGTGTACTTTGGTTACGGCATCTGGCACAGCAAAGAGAACCTGCGTGAGCCCACGTCCTGCAGCGCGAATGCCCGTTACGTGGTGTTCcctagcagcagcctggaggagacATTGCAGGCAGTTCAGCCCAACTCCCAGCCCTCGGGGGGCTTGCCGGATGTGGGGACTGAGGAAGCCAAGCGATGA
- the DGCR6 gene encoding protein DGCR6 produces the protein MERCGPGSGLVYEEPSERARQQARHYQLLSELQALVKALPSACQQRLSYTTLSDLALALLDGAVFEIVQGLLEIQHLTEKNLYNQRLKLHSEHRALKQEVFHRHKEAQQSCRPHNLPLLKAAQQRELEALEQRIREEQRLMDEKIVLELDQKVVDQQGTLEKAGVSGFYVTTNPQELTLQMNLLELIRKLQQKESPQERAFS, from the exons ATGGAGCGCTGCGGGCCCGGGTCGGGGCTTGTCTACGAGGAGCCGTCCGAGCGGGCCCGGCAGCAGGCGCGCCACTACCAGCTGCTGTCCGAGCTGCAGGCGCTGGTGAAGGCGCTGCCCAG CGCCTGCCAGCAGCGCCTGTCCTACACCACCCTCAGcgacctggccctggccctgctcgaCGGCGCCGTCTTTGAGATCGTGCAGGGGCTGCTGGAGATCCAGCACCTGACGGAGAAGAACCTCTACAACCAGCGGCTGAAGCTGCACAGCGAGCACCGAG CGCTGAAGCAAGAAGTCTTCCACAGACACAAAGAAGCCCAGCAATCCTGCAGACCTCACAACCTGCCACTTCTCAAAGCAGCtcagcagagggagctggag GCTCTGGAACAGCGCATTCGAGAGGAACAGCGACTGATGGATGAGAAAATAGTTTTGGAACTAGATCAGAAAGTGGTTGACCAGCAGGGCACTCTGGAGAAAGCTGGAGTGTCTGGATTTTACGTCACCACAAACCCACAG GAGCTGACTTTGCAGATGAATCTGTTAGAGCTGATACGGAAGTTGCAGCAGAAGGAATCTCCGCAAGAGAGAGCATTCTCCTGA